A window from Culex pipiens pallens isolate TS chromosome 3, TS_CPP_V2, whole genome shotgun sequence encodes these proteins:
- the LOC120428115 gene encoding zinc metalloproteinase nas-14-like encodes MILAVAPKMNSLSLIVILVVLVGLGLTHDYRIPISKKHRRGERNFATRPYAEVGRRHRTYKRGVNKTHPFELGIGYYYQMDIMLKPEVAQNAIPNIYTNIRWPNAIVPYVITGNFSATEVSTIQQAMTQYAQTTCVRFVPYTNQATFITIDNSASGCWSYVGHSTNNSYNHVNLQTPSCLTTGTVAHELMHAIGFYHEFTRPDRDDWVTIDTGALATQYQTTAFYNANFAKMSAAQVELYGIPYYYGSVMHYSKWGGAVNYSRPVMNNIQPWTGDFGNKTGLSTPDILAVNYMYCNNTVTTTAAPITTTTILPTTTTTASTTTTTTTTTAKPTTTTAKPTTTAAPTTTTTAKPTTTVSTTTVKTTTPRPNDWCLRF; translated from the exons ATGATCTTAGCAGTTGCTCCCAAAATGAACAGCTTAAGCCTAATAGTGATACTGGTCGTGTTGGTCGGACTGGGGTTGACCCACGACTACCGTATTCCGATCAGTAAAAAACATCGCCGTGGTGAACGAAATTTTGCGACCAGACCGTACGCAGAAGTTG GACGTCGTCATCGCACCTATAAGCGAGGAGTGAACAAGACTCATCCGTTCGAGCTTGGAATCGGTTACTACTACCAGATGGATATTATGCTGAAGCCGGAGGTTGCCCAGAACGCTATTCCAAACATCTACACAAACATTAGATGGCCGAACGCCATTGTCCCTTACGTGATTACTGGAAACTTTT CTGCCACCGAAGTCTCCACCATCCAGCAGGCAATGACCCAGTACGCTCAAACAACGTGCGTACGGTTTGTGCCCTACACCAACCAGGCTACCTTCATCACCATTGACAACAGTGCATCCGGATGCTGGTCGTACGTGGGTCATAGCACGAACAACAGCTACAACCACGTGAACCTGCAGACCCCGAGTTGCCTGACTACGGGAACCGTCGCCCACGAGCTGATGCACGCCATCGGATTCTACCACGAGTTCACCCGGCCGGATCGTGACGACTGGGTGACGATCGACACTGGAGCATTGGCCACTCAGTATCAGACAA CTGCCTTCTACAACGCAAACTTCGCCAAAATGTCGGCAGCGCAGGTTGAACTGTACGGAATTCCGTACTACTACGGTAGCGTGATGCACTACTCCAAGTGGGGAGGCGCCGTGAACTACAGCAGACCGGTGATGAACAATATT CAACCGTGGACCGGTGACTTTGGAAACAAGACCGGACTGTCGACGCCCGACATCCTTGCAGTCAACTACATGTACTGTAACAACACTGTAACAACCACCGCTGCG CCAATCACTACTACCACAATTTTGCCAACC ACCACAACGACTGCATCTACAACTACTACTACCACAACTACAACTGCCAAG CCAACCACTACAACAGCAAAG CCCACAACAACGGCAGCACCAACAACG ACAACTACAGCGAAGCCTACAACCACAGTGTCGACCACCACCGTGAAGACTACG aCCCCGAGGCCGAatgattggtgtcttcggttcTGA
- the LOC120428116 gene encoding astacin-like, with translation MLGKLPVQSSVQRVKMRLLMIVTVLVGICWAKRGNFRVPINPGHKRGDANFATKPRPEVGKRHHSYRHGVNRSHPFELGVGYYYQFDIMLRPEVQRNAIPLEDDIRWPNAVVPYVISSTFSAANVSIIKSAMDQYAQTTCVRFVPRTSEAEYITIGNGASGCWSYVGRSLDNQYNQVNLQVPSCITTGTVTHELMHALGFYHEFSRPDRDDYVSIDMGALAPQYQTTEFFNANFEKLTPQQAELYGIPYNYGSVMHYSKWGGAVSYNRPVMNNLKPWVGDFGNKIGLATTDVQAVNSMYCKSPAV, from the exons ATGCTTGGGAAACTACCAGTACAATCATCAGTTCAACGAGTAAAGATGCGACTGCTAATGATTGTAACCGTTCTAGTCGGGATCTGCTGGGCTAAACGCGGCAATTTCCGTGTCCCAATCAATCCCGGCCACAAACGTGGCGATGCTAACTTTGCAACCAAACCACGCCCGGAAGTTG gaaAGCGCCACCACAGCTACCGTCATGGAGTTAACCGATCTCATCCCTTTGAGCTTGGAGTCGGTTATTATTACCAGTTTGACATCATGTTGAGACCAGAGGTTCAACGGAACGCAATCCCTTTGGAAGACGACATTAGGTGGCCCAACGCTGTTGTGCCATACGTTATCTCCTCAACTTTTT CGGCCGCCAACGTGTCCATCATCAAATCTGCCATGGACCAGTACGCCCAAACGACCTGCGTCCGATTTGTGCCTCGCACTTCAGAAGCTGAGTACATCACTATTGGCAACGGTGCTTCCGGATGTTGGTCCTACGTGGGAAGAAGTTTGGACAACCAGTACAACCAAGTTAATCTGCAAGTCCCAAGCTGTATCACCACGGGAACCGTCACCCACGAGCTGATGCACGCCCTTGGCTTCTACCATGAGTTTTCACGTCCGGATCGTGACGATTACGTTTCGATTGACATGGGAGCTTTAGCTCCACAGTATCAGACGA CCGAGTTCTTCAACGCAAACTTTGAAAAGCTGACACCTCAGCAGGCTGAGCTGTACGGTATTCCGTACAACTACGGTAGCGTGATGCACTACTCCAAGTGGGGAGGTGCCGTTTCGTACAACAGACCCGTTATGAACAACTTg aaaccaTGGGTTGGAGATTTCGGCAACAAAATCGGACTTGCAACAACAGATGTCCAAGCTGTCAACTCTATGTACTGCAAAAGCCCGGCGGTATAA